The Sander vitreus isolate 19-12246 chromosome 24, sanVit1, whole genome shotgun sequence genome segment TAAGCATTTCCATAATGTCAATGCAGCTAATATCAACCCATTCCCAATCAAACTGTACCTGCCATACATGAACACTGTGAGAACAACCAACTGAAAAACACGGCTTTGTTAATATAATGTTCAGCATCTCTTACCTTTACAAACAGCTCAATGGTTGGGAAGCCCAACTTTTTAACTGCAATGTCACACCAGGACATGGTGAACAATTAAAATTCACACTCTGACAACACCCAGAGACATCTTCCGTTTGTTTCCCAGAAACAGAAAACTACAAGGAGTTTAGTTGATCCAAAACAGCCAAATAGTGATGTTAAGTGTTTGGCGTGAAAACACACGAAACATGTCTGCTGCTGTTTCCATCTCTGCTGTAACACACACTGCtcactttgtgtgtttgtgatggaGCAGAGATTCCTCTTCCTCCTACTCCTCCTCTGACAAATGAAGGAATTCTGTTTCTTCAGActtcacacaaacactgaccTCATCTCAGATTATAATCCGTACGTACGTTAAGGCCCGATTGTGTTTTGCAAATTTTTATGCTTTTCTCAACTTTATTCTCTGCTTTGTGTGACgtttttgtatttatgtataaaGTATATTTCTGACCTTTGCTTTTTAGACTTGCTTCTGCTAGACTTATTGCTTTGGATGAGAATTTTGTCGCTTTGTTgtcaatttttttgtcacattcttGTCGCTTTTCTGTGCTTTTCATCTTTTTTGTAGACTTTCCTTGCCTTTTTGCCactcttttgttgctttttctgcacttttttttgctttttgtggCTTCATAGTTTCCTGGCTGTTAAACATAGTGTCCATGTAGTATTTACTTTAAGGTATTGAGTATTTAGTACAGTGTGtgtcagcagcaaacagccagctaatcattttacagagtGAGAATGAAGAGATTATCCTGCACGCTACATAGCATTGTTATTCACTCACTGCTACCCTGAAGCTAGCTCAAGACTATACAACTCTGTATTtaatgacaagtcaaaatctAAATAGTTAGTCTGAAGCAAAGGCCCAATCACTGCAAACGGACAAGACAAGGAACAACTGGATACCCATGCACTGTGACTAACATTACTCTTTACAGTTCTGGCTGAAAGTGACAACAGTAAGAAAAAATGTTTGTAGGAAAAAGTTGGACTATTTTGAGGACAAGTTGGAACATTTATAGGGATAAGTTGGACTGCCGTGTTTAACTTCAATTCTTTAAACATTACAGTCACATCAGAaaatgaaacagaaagaaatcaGTTGGACTGTTTTGAGCATATCGTCGGAAAACTTTAGAAAGTACTTGGAGTATTTAGATAGGTGTTTAACTTTGTAACTTTAAACGTTACAGTAACGATGTATGTCACAGTTATTGGGCTTATTGTAATCACTTTTTCAGGAAGGAAAACTCTAAGAAATCCTCTACAGATCTTAATTAAGTGGTTGGCCCCTTGTCTCAGCGGGAGGAATCCAGTGTAAATTGAGTTCCTGTAGTCCAGTGCCACATAATATTTCCCCCGGCCTCCGTCTGTGCCGCCAACAGAGTCTCAGACAAAGGAAGCCATTGTTTGAATGTGAGCTCCTACAGAGAATAGGCTTGTTGTTCGTATGTGTGAAGCAGGCTCTCAGATATTAGTGCATTTTTTCTTGTCATTAAACCTCTCAGAAGATTGCAATCTTTTATTTTTGCCTCAGGAATGTGCTGCTGAAccacagaaagaaaaactgaCCTCTGTGTGTctcaacattatggaaaggatccctacagagatagacctttttgttaaagagtaagatcattaACAACCCcgaaataatcagtacttttagcgtgtatagagccagcatatttccaccagactccatgtaaataatcagtactttaagcatgtatagagccagcatatttccaccagactccatgtaaataatcaggacttttagcgtgtatagagccagcatatttccacatgtaaagggtgaattaagggtttatttcaaccaaaccagagtggtgattgttggtgGTGGAAAGATGAACTTcatttttccactgttccaacccAATCACCATCTTgtggcttttgatagttttatttagtttctgtccactttaaatgaagtgtgttttacgatgctaaaagtagtgattatttacatggagtctggtgggtttggtgatggtgatttccggggctgtttcatgttaaactaaaaggatcttactctttaactaaaaggtctatctctgtagggatcctttcataatgttgtcagacacttagaataataatctgagtctgtcagcggcaaaaatagaacttttagtggacgctgactgctgctgaacattagtcctgtagggttacattacagcttggttctggtttaatactggaacAGTTTCAGAGAAtgttgttccatcagacactcagacacactaACATGGAGacatagagtccaggttgaaaaaaaacaaagtttaagTATTCCATGAATGGAGCGATGTAGGCTGCCGTGCCTGATGGATTAGGATATCACTGTCTTAATGAGATTAGGTAAGCAGATCAACATGgggattctctctctctctctctctctctctctctctctctctctctctcgtgttgaatttaaaaaatctCTTGTCTGAATTAATTATGAGTTCCCCTAACCCTAAAGCTTGTTGTGTCTTAGGTTACAGTGAATTTACTAACCCTGTTGCTTTTCAACAAGCACATGTAACACAGTTATTAATGCTTCCACTTGCCATTCAACAACAGTGCATATTTGTGTACTTTGGTTCAGTGTTCTGCCCATTTGAAATATGTGTGCGGTTGATTTTAAGGGAATGATGCACGTTACTGTCCGTTTCTCCCAGTTTAGTTTACCCATGTAAGCGGTAAGGCATGTTTATAACactgcagattattttaagatattgttcatttttgttcCTTATATTGATGTATATTGTATGTACCTTTAGGAGCTTAACTATGGACAAAGTTCAAGTGCAATTGTCAATTTCTCTTCTAAGAACAACGGCATGTAGGCTATGTTGCCATCTATTAAgctatctgtatgtgtgtgtgtgtgtgtgtgtgtgtgtgtgtgtgtgtgtgtgtgtgtgtgtgtgtgtgtgtgtggtaacgTGTGTTTCCATATATGTAGTGTCACCACTGCCGTGGatgtatgtttgtctgttaaCACAATTAAAAACTACTCCATGGTGGGAATTGTTTATGCTCAACGCAACAAATTGCTGGATGACGTCAATTTGTCAAAGTTGACAGAGGTTCAACATTTTTCCCTGACGGCTGACGATgaaacttaaaggtcccatggcatgaaaatgtcactttatgaggctttttaacattaatatgcgttcccccagcctgcctatggtcccccagtggctaaaaatggtgataggtgtaaaccgagccctgggtatcctgctctgcctttgagaaaatgaaagctcagatgggccgatctgtaatcttgctccttatgaggtcataaggggaaaggttacctcccctttctctgctttgcccgcccagagaatttggcccacccatgagaaagagagagacatcatggctttcaaacaagcaaagtggcagttggtgaaggccacacccccaccctccaccttgccccccctctctcctcctcaatagcatttaaagccatagacacagaaatggcacatcctaaggaaagctcattgtgggactggctctataaaagagacttcagatacagtattagggaaccactaaggcctatataaaagagacttcagatacagtattaggggaaccactaaggcctatataaaagagacttcagatacagtattagggaaccactaaggtctatataagagacttcagatacagtattagggaaccactaaggcctatataaaagagacttcagatacagtattagggaaccactaaggcctatataaaagagacttcagatacagtattagggaaccactaaggcctatataaaagagacttcagatacagtattagggaaccactaaggtctatataaaagagacttcagatacagtattagggaaccactaaggcctatataaaagagacttcagatacagtattaggggaccactaaggtctatataaaagagacttcagatacagtattaggggacgactaaggcctatataaaagagacttcagatacagtattaggggacgactaaggcctatataaaagagacttcagatacagtattatggaACAACTAAGGCCTAAATAAAAGAGACTTCCCGCTTGGTGGTTccccaatactgtatctgaagtctcttttatatagaccttagtgatcccctaatactgtatctgaagtctcttttatatagaccttagtggtcccctaatactgtatctgaagtctcttttatatagacctttggttgcattttggcgagagttatgctGAACTGTCATCTTTTAGCTGTTGTTTCTTTATTGCTGTGCGTAATTCTTAACTGCAGAGTTGTGTTTTGAGTCGAGTTTCCCCTTTATATGACTTATGTTTATAGTCAACATAAATACAGCTTCATACGGTCATTTTACGGTGCTAGAGCCTTTAAAGGTGACATATTGTGTTCCTCCATATTTCCTGTCATGTCTATAATGTAAATGTCCCCGTGAGcaaaaaacatcagatttcCCACTGTTGTTAACACTCCCCTTTCCATGATTTTTTCAACTCTTCTATGATTGGTCCAGGCAGGCTACTGCAGTTgtcacatgtaacgttagctacatgctTAGTCAGGGAACCCTGTGATCTTGCCAATGTTCTTAATTTCTCCTCAATTTTGGGGTCACATTTCTGCttggacatgtccggttgtgtattttttggtttagaagcctttatctgcattttctacggtacaaagtcctgctaaaTACTCCTTTACAGTCAATGGCAACATAGTGCAACAACAGAGCACAGACGCGGAGATTCCGGGAGACTTGCAGAGATCTGGagacgctgaccaatcagagcagactgggcttttttgggaggAGGGCTTAAAAAGACAGCGCTCCAACAGaacattaaatcatgtaaacataaacatgaacaaaaGTGTGAATCTGAAAACGGTAcataataggtctcctttaaaagCCTTGACCTAGACCAAGGAACCATGGAGGaacctttgtttttctctgtgtattTGAAGGGTTATTGACTCAGggtatgtgtacagtatgtgtcagttTTATACGGTTTATTACCTTGACATAGAGTGAGATCTCATAGTCCTGGTCTTGGGTTGTTTTACTGTTCCTGCGCCCAGGAGGCAAAGGACTCTCCGCCTTCCTTTGAGAGATCAACTGGTCTTTCTTCTCCTCCATCGTATCCTCCCGCTGCGGGATGTACGCATTTCCGTCCTCCAACAGTACCACTCGCTTCTTCTTCACCGGCTTTGGCAGGGATTCCTGTTTGATGACCGACTTCAGCTCCTTCATCCAGGCGTCCTTCTGCGGAGAAAGACTTTTCTCTTCTGCggatgtttccttcttcaacaGTTCGTTTCTCACCCTCTCAGATTCCCCATGGACATCTTTTTTCATCGCAGGCTTCAGTTcttccctccaggatttcattTCCGGCGAGCTCTCTTCCTCGGGTGTCCCCTTTTTCATCATTTCGtcatcatctttttttctccGGAGTGACCGAAGTATCGTTGTTGGCGATTCTTCTGTCCGGAGTGGCTGCGGATCAGGACACAAGATCCCGTTCTCCATTGCTTGCTTTAATCCTTTAACTTTTCCGTTTATCTCCAACTCTATCTCTTTTTTGACACATTTCTGTTTCTCATCCTCTACACGTTTCTGTTTCCCACCCTTCTCCTTTCCAAGTTCTTGCCAATTTCGATCTTTTGTCTCGACTTTGTTGTCTCCTCGAAGTTCTTGAAACTCTTGATCCTTTGTCTCAACTTTGGCGTGTTTAGGAGGCGCTGTAACAACTGTAGGTTCTTGTTCGTCAAGCTCTGTCCTCGGACCGTCCTCTATCTCTTCAAACTCATCATCTAAAACAGTCACAGGCTCTTCCGCCATCTCTACATCTCTATTTTCATCATCTCCCTTTTTGTATTCTACAAGGGCCTGTTCTCTCAAACCCTCCTCCCAATCTTTTACGGTTTCTTTTTGAGTCTGTGAAGGATGTTCTAGTAGATCACCTTCCTCCTCAGTTGTAGACTCAGTTTCCTCTGCAGTGACTTCACTTCCTGGCTTTTCAAATTCTAATTTACCATCTTCCTCCAGCTCACACGCCTCTTCAACTTGGTCCAAATACACATCTTGCTGTGTGTCTAAACGTACCTCATCTGCACACTGGTTTTCAACTTGAACAATCGTCTCTTCTTGCATTTTTAGAACACCTCTgtgctcttcctcctctcccatTGACTCTCCAGCAACGTTATCACCTGTCTTTCTATCCTTTTCCATTCTCTGTCCTCCCCCATCCATCCCTGCAAGAGTATTAACCCCAACCTGTCGCTTTTGCTTTTCCTCTTGCTCCCGCTTGTTGATCCCTACTTCCTCAATCCCTCCTCCTGTCTGTGACTGTTCTTCAGAGGACACAAAGTATTTTGTCCCTAACTTCTCTTTAACTTCATCCCCGATGTCTAGGACATTATCCAAAATCGACATTGCGTCTTTGGCAAACTCTTTGCTTTCCTCATCCTCAACTTTTGCCTCTATGCAGTCCTCCTGTTGCCATGTGACAATCTTGTTTGTTACCTTGCAATTCGTTAGTTCGGTAACAACTTCTGTGTCGTCTGCAGACAAATGGGTACCCTCTCCAAATTCTTCTACAAGCAAACCAGAGTCCTGAACATCCGTTGCATGCGCCTTGTTTTCTTCTAACCCAATTGTTTCAAAGGGTACAATATTGGCACCAACAGTTGATGTTTGATTGTTGACTTGTTCTTTAATCCCTGTGGTCACATCTTTAATTGTTGGATCGTCAAAGCTTTCTGTTACCTCACATTTCATGGGTACATTAGCAAAGTCTGTTTCTTCTGCATCGTCTGCAGACAACTGTATATCCTCTCCGAATTCTTCTGCAAACGTAGCTGCATCCTGGTTTTCTTCTAACCCATTGTCTCCATCCTCTCTTACTTCTGTTACGAAAGTCATCAGTGCTTCTTCTTTATTGTCTTTATcttccaaatgttttttcttttttttgctgctccCTAACCCCTGTTCTCGATTTTTCTCAATGTCTATCAACGCCAAAAAGGGACCCTTTGTGTCTTTTGACTCTTGCTCCCCCTCGCCTTTGCCTGACCCTAACCCTTCAGTCGTTAACACCGCCACTTGGATAATCCTCGCCTCCTCCCTTTCTGTCTGCTCTTTGCTTTTTCCTTCAGCTTCTGCCATCATCAAAACATCCTCCCCGACTTCCTCGGCTAGTTCCACCTCCTCGTCTAcctcttctccctcctcatcctctcttcctctctgggTATCCAGGTCTGAACAAATATCTATCGGGCTGTAGACAATGGCGCAATTTGACAGGTCTGGGTGCGTACAAGAGCCTGACTGATTTGCTGCCATTTTGGGAacgtttaaaataaatgattggGACACTTAGGGAGAATTGGTGCACAAATGTCCAGGATCAGTGTGCAGTTCTACAAAATGGGTCCGGTTTTTCAGAAACAGTTAAAGATGTTTTTGGGAGATACTCGGACTAAGATTTCCGGGTTATGTCCAAGAGTGAATTTCAGCGAGTTTCTAGGTATGCTAAGCTTCCAAAAGATCATAAAAATAAACCCAGTATtccagaaaatgttgaaaacattAACCTTGCAGTTCTACAAAATGTCAAGTCGTGTTTGGGAAGAGTATTTCAGAAACAGTTGTTGACGGATTTTGAACTTACTAAGATTGCAGAATGGTTCTAGTTTCCAGATAGTTTCCAGCGTGTTTTCTGCGGATGCAAAGCTTCCCAAAAGATCATAAAAATTAACCCAGTATTCCagaaaatatgtataaaaaagaTATCACAGTATTTTTGATGTTCCAAGGCAAGAGTAGGAATATGAATAAATGGTTACCAAAGTCCCTAAAGGGTTCAAATCCTGAAATATCTTCCAAGTTCTGATGTGAAGGATGATTTCCGGTTAAATCCAGGTTTCCGGACTAATCCAAGATGGATTTCAGATTGTTTTACCAAGCCGTGAAGATCGTAAAAGACCTGCAGGATTCCCAGGAAGTTCCAAAATCCAAAGTTCCAGGCAAAGGAAAGATATGTTACCTCCACAGATCATAAGCCAATGTGTATTGTTCCGGCGAAGCCAGGTGTAAAGGTTTAGGGATTACAAGTACACACTGCTTTTATTCTTTGCTTGCCGCTATGGCACTCAAATTAGTTCTGCACCTTAAGCCCTGTTAGAAATCAacaaacactctctctctctctctctatctctctctctctctctctctctctctctctctcactcactcactcactcactcactcactctctctctctctctctcactcactcactcactcactcactcactcactctctctctctctctctctctctctctctctctctcactcactcactcactctctcgctctctctctctctctctctctctccagaggAGGATTAAATGGACGCTGATCCCCACATGACCTGGAGCTTATAGCCCTCTGCCATCCAGGGACCAACACCACTTAGTTGAAGTTCTTCCCTGATTAAAATAATTTAGCTAGAAGTACGTACTgtctaaaaagtaaaaaaataagtagctaaaagtactgactacacagtttaaaaaaaataggtaaaagttTTCTGTACATTTTAAGTTTATATGTTCTGTTATAATACGACTTTTGTTCTGGAAATATtactacttttcttttttttggaaaaaatggTCTGTGCCCCGGGCCAACCAAGTCTCACGACAGTTCGTGAAATTTTCACAtcattgaatctattgatttgtgtacacggacacgtttatctcgttttttttcgtgatggtcagcacgtattttaaactaatgtatttcaattggAAGCATCTTTCCTGATCACAGCACAACTCTTTCTGCCCGTCTGGCTGCAGCAGAGacgctgtatacagctttgctattattggtatttttagcccaataactgctgtttacattggcattgttttccaaagaatcgtgctgtgatcatgaaagatgcttcccattgaaatacgttagtttaaaaaaaacgtgctgaccatcacaaaaaaaaacgagataaacgtgtccatGTACGCGAAtgaatagattaaattacgtgaacATTTCACTAACTGCTGTGAAACTGGGCTGAACAggtgcatggttctaaagggttgaccttagtgtcagaggtgtgttttggacgtaacatgcaataaaccaatcagagatcttctcccattccctttaaaagccaggcgcgtttggaccttggagcattgctattatgatggaggatttgctaagcaggaaagagagatgttcaggagaagaaactgatcttgtgtgtgaagtgaaagcgcatgagcagatcatatcataatactatttcacattgtaatatatttatttgtaattttctgcatgtgtgtgtgctgctgtgcgtccctgtgtgtgtaacaagcatagtgtgcacacactgtgcacgagccttggagcattttactaattctctgttaaaataacaatgaaatgctgcgttattgactttagaccaggtttttgttggtcaatggagcgatcacttcccgctgcctcaagatagcaatactcccagaatgtacctgaacacacctccctgtaacaccagcacgcccagaatgcatctgaacacacctccctgtaagaccagcacgcccagaatgcacctgaacacacctccttgtaagaccagcacgcccttagtttctttcttctttaaTAGATTGATGTTGGGGCACTGTGGGGTAAATGTTGGGGCACTGTGGGGTAAATGACTCTCTTTAGGAAAGCATGTTTATGATGAGAAACATCAACTGATCTTCAGTTCCTGCATGATACATGACTGCATGCTAGAATCTAGTTCAACCTTTAACCTGTGGAAAGAGACTATTGTATTTTGAGGAAATAATAcagaatattttgagaaataagTCTTAATATTCTGGTAACATTTCATaatattacaattttttttacttgaactATTACGAGTTTTTTCTTGATATATTTCACCtttatttgtaaaatatgaCAACTTTTTTTACTTGAACTATCACGACTTGGTTTCTTACCCATGTGCAGCCTGTAGGAGGGAACTGACCCAGCAGAGGGCGGCACAGAAACTGTAGCTGTTACcccgaggaggaagaggaagaagatgaagaagaagaaaaagatttaACGTAATTTCCTTAATCCCCTGCGCCATGCTAACAGCTTTAGCTAATATCCAGGCGATATATCTATTTCTAGATAGCATTAGAGACCTTTGTGTTGTTTTAGTTTCAGACAGAAGAACCTGTGTTTCTGCCACTCACGGAAAGGAGCTATTATTTTCCCGGAAGTagggagggagaaaggagaAAGCGTcgtgtttctctgtttgttcttttgttttgcagtaggctaacgttagctctgctagctcagggttagcttaacgttagctgtgtTAGCTCAGGGTAagcttaacgttagctctgTTAGCTCAGGGTAagcttaacgttagctctgTGTCTCAGCAGCCTGACATCTTAAGGAAATCCACTCTATGATGAACTAACGTCTGCCGCTGCCCCGGTACGTATACCTACTGCAGGAatgatgtatttgtgtgttagtGAGACATTATGCCTAAGTAAATGTTTCCTGTCTCTGTTTTCCAGACAGACCGTGCGGATTAGGGATGCAGCCGGCGGAGAGAGGAGAGGCGACGGTGGATGTGAAGTTCACCGAGCTACCGAGCGCCCTGATAGCCTGTAAAGTCCCGCAGAGTCTGTTCAACGAAGGCGGTGTGAAGGTAAGACGCGGCCCCGCTTCACCTTATATTTGTAAAACCGTGTCACCGtgttcagctgtgtgtgtgccgACCTTAAGACTGTTGCTTTGGGATCagttagaaaaataaagtgatgtcCTGTGAAGAAGGGTGAGCCGCTAAATCAGCGGCtttttgaatggagtttggttgctttgtttatttatttagctcTGGCAGAAACTCTTGAAGGCATACCGCTTCTTagttcagctgtgtgtgtgtgtgttgtttgtgtgaagaagaaaagggttttattgccaagtacgttttttaacacatacaaggaatttgttttgttgttgttggtgcacgttacacattctttagatggaatattaaacaatataagtataggtacaaacaatataagtatatttacacagtatgtattaagttaaaaataaagaataaataaagataaaaataaagagcaaagagcattacagcggagagagaacagtggcatgaaggtggagagtcagggtggggtccgggccttgttgataaggccagtggcggaggggaaaaagctgttaatgtgacgtgaggttttggtcctgatggacctcagcctcctgccagaggggagtggctcaaagagtttgtgtccggggtgggaggggtcggccacaatctttccagcacgcttcagagtcctggggGCGTtcaggtcctggagcggcggcagattgcagccaatcaccttctctgctgaccgaatgacacgctgcagtctgcccttgtccgtggcagcagcgtaccagatggtgatggaggatgtgaggatggactcaatgatggctgtgtagaagtgcaccatcattgtctttggcaggttgaatttcttcaactgccgcaggaagtacatcctctgttgtgctttcttgaggagggagctgatgttcaggatcctggcgtaggttcctgcggagtccaggtgccagaggatgtagtggagggccaggttgactgcatcgtctacagacctattggctctgtaggcaaactgcacggggtccaggagggggtccaggagggggtcggtgatggctttgaggtgtgaaagcacaaggcgctcaaaggacttcataaccacagaggtcagggcgacaggtctgaagtcattaagtcctgtggtccttggcttcttggggacagggattatggttgaggtcttgaaacaggctggcatgtggcatgtctccagtgaggtgttaaaatgtctgtgaacactggagacagctgatcagcacagtgcttcaagcttgatggggagacagcatccggtccagcagctttcctggggttctgtctcctaaagagtctgacgtccctctcatggatggagagagtcgtcactgaggtgggtggagGGGGAGACCTTTGtggagggcattggtggggaggcccaggaccctgctgaggtgggggaggtggaggtggagcacagtggctgtagctgtagggaggtgtcgtgggggatggtgtcaggac includes the following:
- the LOC144513024 gene encoding uncharacterized protein LOC144513024 isoform X1 → MTFVTEVREDGDNGLEENQDAATFAEEFGEDIQLSADDAEETDFANVPMKCEVTESFDDPTIKDVTTGIKEQVNNQTSTVGANIVPFETIGLEENKAHATDVQDSGLLVEEFGEGTHLSADDTEVVTELTNCKVTNKIVTWQQEDCIEAKVEDEESKEFAKDAMSILDNVLDIGDEVKEKLGTKYFVSSEEQSQTGGGIEEVGINKREQEEKQKRQVGVNTLAGMDGGGQRMEKDRKTGDNVAGESMGEEEEHRGVLKMQEETIVQVENQCADEVRLDTQQDVYLDQVEEACELEEDGKLEFEKPGSEVTAEETESTTEEEGDLLEHPSQTQKETVKDWEEGLREQALVEYKKGDDENRDVEMAEEPVTVLDDEFEEIEDGPRTELDEQEPTVVTAPPKHAKVETKDQEFQELRGDNKVETKDRNWQELGKEKGGKQKRVEDEKQKCVKKEIELEINGKVKGLKQAMENGILCPDPQPLRTEESPTTILRSLRRKKDDDEMMKKGTPEEESSPEMKSWREELKPAMKKDVHGESERVRNELLKKETSAEEKSLSPQKDAWMKELKSVIKQESLPKPVKKKRVVLLEDGNAYIPQREDTMEEKKDQLISQRKAESPLPPGRRNSKTTQDQDYEISLYVKAGSDGESIGNCPFSQRLFMILWLKGVIFNVTTVDLKRKPADLQDLAPGTNPPFVMFNGEVKVDVNKIEEFLEEKLTPPRYPRLAAKHAEANTAGIDVFAKFSAYIKNSRKDTNEALEKALLKSLRRLDDFLRTPLSEEIDADAPGDLPDSSRSFLDGSELTLADCNLLPKLHILKVVAKKYRGFEIPSEMTGLWRYLNCAYQREEFTSTCPAEREIQVAYLDVAKKIK